From Spirochaeta isovalerica, one genomic window encodes:
- a CDS encoding NADH:ubiquinone reductase (Na(+)-transporting) subunit D produces MNGDSPSQILKENVWTNNPIFIQILGICSTLAVTNNLTNTLIMTLGVMFVAAFTNITVSLLKQVIPRKVRMIVQTLIIAFYVIIVDILLRAYLPEISKSLGPYVGLIITNCIIMGRAEAFAQSHGPIISAWDGLTSGLGYMWVLMLIAFVRELLGFGTVFGYAVLPETFTPWTIMVMAPSAFFLLGSVLWFAKAIILKKERGK; encoded by the coding sequence ATGAACGGTGACTCTCCATCACAAATACTCAAGGAAAACGTGTGGACCAATAACCCCATATTCATTCAGATTCTGGGGATCTGTTCCACTCTTGCGGTAACCAATAACCTGACCAATACGCTGATCATGACCCTTGGGGTTATGTTCGTGGCGGCTTTTACCAATATTACCGTTTCCCTGCTGAAGCAGGTGATTCCCCGGAAAGTGCGTATGATCGTGCAGACGCTGATCATCGCTTTCTACGTTATCATCGTGGATATTCTGCTCCGGGCTTATCTGCCGGAAATCAGCAAATCACTCGGGCCATATGTCGGTCTGATCATTACCAACTGCATCATCATGGGAAGAGCTGAAGCTTTCGCCCAATCCCACGGGCCGATCATTTCCGCCTGGGACGGACTGACCTCCGGACTGGGATACATGTGGGTGCTTATGCTCATCGCTTTCGTGCGGGAACTTCTCGGTTTCGGAACTGTGTTCGGCTATGCCGTTCTGCCGGAAACCTTTACCCCCTGGACCATCATGGTTATGGCTCCCAGCGCTTTCTTTCTGCTGGGATCGGTTCTCTGGTTCGCCAAAGCGATCATACTGAAAAAGGAAAGGGGGAAATAA